One genomic segment of Strix aluco isolate bStrAlu1 chromosome 7, bStrAlu1.hap1, whole genome shotgun sequence includes these proteins:
- the LOC141925756 gene encoding hexokinase HKDC1 isoform X1, with the protein MFAVHLLAFHFTKLKEDQIKKVDRYLYHMRLSDDVLLDVMARFQAEMVKGLGRDTNPTATVKMLPSFVRSLPDGSEKGDFLAVDLGGSQFRAHQVKVFDDGKQSSQLESKFYPTPKEVIQGNGAELFDYVAECLVDFMETKNLKHKKLPLGFTFSFPCKQTKLEEGVLLAWTKHFKVRGVQDTDVVSSLRKALQKHKDIDVDVLALVNDTVGTMMTCGYDDQRCEVGLIIGTGTNACYMEEMRHIDLVEGDEGRMCINTEWGAFGDDGALDDLRTEFDRELDLGSLNPGRQLFEKMISSLYLGELVRLILLKMTKEGLLFNGKVSTALLTKGKIEMKHVSAMEKYKEGLSNTKEILTELNLFPSEEDCIAVQHVCTIVSFRSANLCAAALAAILTRLRENKKLLRMRTTVGIDGGLYKTHPQYAKRLHKVVRRLVPNCDVRFLLSVSGSGKGAAMVTAVAYRLAAQRKRIDAALAPFLLTLETLQEVKNKMRTELEYGLKRETQASASVKMLPTYVCGTPDGTEKGKFLALDLGGTNFRVLLVKIRSGRRRSVQMYNKIFAIPLEIMQGTGEELFDHIVQCIADFLEYMGIKGARLPLGFTFSFPCRQASIDKGTLVGWTKGFKATDCEGEDVVDMLREAIRRRNEFDLDIVAVVNDTVGTMMTCGYEDPNCEIGLIAGTGSNVCYMEDMKNIEIVEGNEGKMCINTEWGGFGDNGCIDNIRTKYDKEVDEGSLNPGKQRYEKMTSGMYLGEIVRQILIDLTKQGLLFRGQISESLRKRGIFETKFLSQIESDRLALLQVRRILQQLGLDSTCEDSIIVKEVCGAVSKRAAQLCGAGLAAIVEKKRENQGVEHLQITVGVDGTLYKLHPHFSRVLRETVKELAPQCDVTFMLSEDGSGKGAALITAVAKRLHNVGQK; encoded by the exons ATGTTTGCCGTCCACTTGCTAGCTTTCCATTTCACAAAGCTAAAAGAGGATCAAATAAAAAAG GTTGACAGGTACCTGTATCACATGCGTCTCTCTGACGATGTCTTGCTGGACGTGATGGCTCGCTTCCAGGCCGAGATGGTGAAGGGCCTGGGGAGAGACACCAACCCCACGGCAACAGTAAAAATGCTGCCATCATTTGTGCGCTCGCTTCCCGATGGCTCAG AGAAGGGTGACTTCCTTGCTGTTGACCTGGGTGGCTCCCAGTTTCGTGCCCACCAGGTGAAGGTGTTTGATGACGGGAAGCAGAGCAGCCAGCTGGAGAGCAAGTTTTACCCCACACCCAAGGAGGTCATACAGGGGAACGGAGCTGAG CTCTTTGATTATGTTGCTGAGTGTCTGGTAGACTTCATGGAGACCAAAAACCTGAAGCATAAGAAATTGCCTCTTggctttacattttcttttccatgcaAACAGACCAAACTGGAAGAG GGAGTTCTTCTTGCCTGGACGAAACACTTCAAGGTCCGTGGAGTCCAGGACACAGATGTGGTCAGCTCTCTGCGCAAGGCCCTCCAGAAACATAAG GACATAGACGTTGATGTTCTGGCACTGGTCAATGACACTGTGGGAACCATGATGACTTGCGGATATGATGACCAGCGCTGTGAAGTTGGACTCATAATTG GGACTGGCACCAACGCCTGCTACATGGAGGAAATGAGGCACATCGATCTGGTGGAAGGTGATGAAGGCAGGATGTGCATTAACACAGAGTGGGGTGCCTTTGGAGATGACGGTGCTTTGGACGACCTCCGCACAGAGTTTGATCGGGAGCTCGATCTGGGATCTCTCAATCCTGGAAGACAATT GTTTGAGAAGATGATCAGCAGCCTGTATTTGGGTGAACTTGTAAGACTCATTCTCCTAAAAATGACAAAGGAAGGTCTACTCTTCAATGGGAAAGTGTCAACAGCTCTGCTTACTAAGGGCAAGATCGAAATGAAACATGTGTCTGCAATGGAAAA ATACAAGGAAGGTCTGAGCAACACAAAAGAGATCCTTACAGAGCTGAACCTGTTTCCCTCTGAAGAGGACTGCATCGCTGTGCAGCATGTCTGCACCATCGTTTCCTTCCGCTCAGCCAACCTCTGTGCTGCCGCCTTAGCAGCCATCCTGACCCGactgagagagaataaaaaactGTTAAGGATGCGAACCACGGTTGGGATTGATGGGGGACTCTATAAAACCCACCCCCA ATATGCCAAACGTCTGCACAAGGTGGTGAGAAGGCTGGTCCCAAACTGTGATGTTCGGTTCCTCCTCTCTGTGAGCGGCAGTGGGAAGGGGGCTGCCATGGTCACAGCGGTGGCATACAGGCTGGCCGCTCAGCGCAAGCGAATCGATGCCGCTCTCGCACCATTTCTGCTGACCCTGGAGACCCTCCAAGAAGTTAAGAACAAAATGAGGACTGAGCTGGAATATGGGCTAAAGCGAGAGACGCAAGCCAGTGCCTCAGTGAAGATGTTACCCACATATGTCTGTGGGACACCAGATGGAACAG agaaaggaaagttCCTTGCCCTTGATCTCGGTGGGACAAATTTCAGGGTTCTGCTGGTCAAAATCAGAAGCGGGAGAAGAAGATCAGTGCAAATGTATAACAAAATCTTTGCCATTCCTTTGGAGATCATGCAAGGGACAGGGGAAGAG ctctTTGACCATATTGTCCAGTGCATAGCAGACTTTCTGGAGTATATGGGGATTAAAGGTGCTCGACTGCCTCTGGGcttcaccttctccttcccatgcAGACAAGCCAGCATTGACAAG gGAACACTTGTGGGATGGACAAAAGGTTTCAAGGCAACAGACTGTGAGGGGGAAGATGTAGTTGATATGCTGAGAGAGGCCATCAGGAGAAGAAAT GAGTTTGACTTGGACATTGTAGCAGTGGTGAATGACACTGTTGGGACAATGATGACATGTGGATACGAGGATCCAAACTGTGAGATTGGCCTTATCGCAG GAACGGGCAGCAACGTCTGCTACATGGAGGACATGAAAAACATAGAAATAGTGGAAgggaatgaaggaaaaatgtgcatTAATACAGAATGGGGAGGATTTGGTGACAACGGCTGCATTGACAACATCAGAACAAAATATGATAAAGAAGTAGATGAAGGCTCACTAAACCCAGGGAAACAGAG GTATGAAAAAATGACCAGTGGAATGTACCTAGGTGAAATAGTAAGGCAAATTTTGATTGACTTAACCAAACAAGGACTGCTGTTCAGAGGACAGATTTCGGAATCACTCAGGAAAAGAGGCATATTTGAAACAAAGTTCCTGTCTCAGATTGAGAG CGACCGGCTTGCCCTCCTCCAAGTCCGGAGAATTCTGCAGCAGCTCGGCCTGGACAGCACATGTGAAGACAGCATCATTGTGAAAGAGGTGTGTGGAGCTGTTTCAAAAAGAGCTGCCCAGCTCTGTGGGGCAGGACTGGCAGCTATTgtagagaagaagagagaaaaccaaGGTGTGGAGCACTTGCAAATCACCGTTGGAGTAGATGGGACTTTGTACAAGCTCCATCCACA TTTTTCTAGGGTCCTGCGGGAAACAGTGAAGGAACTGGCACCTCAGTGTGATGTGACTTTCATGCTTTCTGAAGATGGAAGTGGGAAGGGAGCTGCCCTCATTACTGCAGTAGCAAAAAGATTGCATAATGTTGGACAGAAGTAA
- the LOC141925756 gene encoding hexokinase HKDC1 isoform X2 — translation MAQLFDYVAECLVDFMETKNLKHKKLPLGFTFSFPCKQTKLEEGVLLAWTKHFKVRGVQDTDVVSSLRKALQKHKDIDVDVLALVNDTVGTMMTCGYDDQRCEVGLIIGTGTNACYMEEMRHIDLVEGDEGRMCINTEWGAFGDDGALDDLRTEFDRELDLGSLNPGRQLFEKMISSLYLGELVRLILLKMTKEGLLFNGKVSTALLTKGKIEMKHVSAMEKYKEGLSNTKEILTELNLFPSEEDCIAVQHVCTIVSFRSANLCAAALAAILTRLRENKKLLRMRTTVGIDGGLYKTHPQYAKRLHKVVRRLVPNCDVRFLLSVSGSGKGAAMVTAVAYRLAAQRKRIDAALAPFLLTLETLQEVKNKMRTELEYGLKRETQASASVKMLPTYVCGTPDGTEKGKFLALDLGGTNFRVLLVKIRSGRRRSVQMYNKIFAIPLEIMQGTGEELFDHIVQCIADFLEYMGIKGARLPLGFTFSFPCRQASIDKGTLVGWTKGFKATDCEGEDVVDMLREAIRRRNEFDLDIVAVVNDTVGTMMTCGYEDPNCEIGLIAGTGSNVCYMEDMKNIEIVEGNEGKMCINTEWGGFGDNGCIDNIRTKYDKEVDEGSLNPGKQRYEKMTSGMYLGEIVRQILIDLTKQGLLFRGQISESLRKRGIFETKFLSQIESDRLALLQVRRILQQLGLDSTCEDSIIVKEVCGAVSKRAAQLCGAGLAAIVEKKRENQGVEHLQITVGVDGTLYKLHPHFSRVLRETVKELAPQCDVTFMLSEDGSGKGAALITAVAKRLHNVGQK, via the exons ATGGCTCAG CTCTTTGATTATGTTGCTGAGTGTCTGGTAGACTTCATGGAGACCAAAAACCTGAAGCATAAGAAATTGCCTCTTggctttacattttcttttccatgcaAACAGACCAAACTGGAAGAG GGAGTTCTTCTTGCCTGGACGAAACACTTCAAGGTCCGTGGAGTCCAGGACACAGATGTGGTCAGCTCTCTGCGCAAGGCCCTCCAGAAACATAAG GACATAGACGTTGATGTTCTGGCACTGGTCAATGACACTGTGGGAACCATGATGACTTGCGGATATGATGACCAGCGCTGTGAAGTTGGACTCATAATTG GGACTGGCACCAACGCCTGCTACATGGAGGAAATGAGGCACATCGATCTGGTGGAAGGTGATGAAGGCAGGATGTGCATTAACACAGAGTGGGGTGCCTTTGGAGATGACGGTGCTTTGGACGACCTCCGCACAGAGTTTGATCGGGAGCTCGATCTGGGATCTCTCAATCCTGGAAGACAATT GTTTGAGAAGATGATCAGCAGCCTGTATTTGGGTGAACTTGTAAGACTCATTCTCCTAAAAATGACAAAGGAAGGTCTACTCTTCAATGGGAAAGTGTCAACAGCTCTGCTTACTAAGGGCAAGATCGAAATGAAACATGTGTCTGCAATGGAAAA ATACAAGGAAGGTCTGAGCAACACAAAAGAGATCCTTACAGAGCTGAACCTGTTTCCCTCTGAAGAGGACTGCATCGCTGTGCAGCATGTCTGCACCATCGTTTCCTTCCGCTCAGCCAACCTCTGTGCTGCCGCCTTAGCAGCCATCCTGACCCGactgagagagaataaaaaactGTTAAGGATGCGAACCACGGTTGGGATTGATGGGGGACTCTATAAAACCCACCCCCA ATATGCCAAACGTCTGCACAAGGTGGTGAGAAGGCTGGTCCCAAACTGTGATGTTCGGTTCCTCCTCTCTGTGAGCGGCAGTGGGAAGGGGGCTGCCATGGTCACAGCGGTGGCATACAGGCTGGCCGCTCAGCGCAAGCGAATCGATGCCGCTCTCGCACCATTTCTGCTGACCCTGGAGACCCTCCAAGAAGTTAAGAACAAAATGAGGACTGAGCTGGAATATGGGCTAAAGCGAGAGACGCAAGCCAGTGCCTCAGTGAAGATGTTACCCACATATGTCTGTGGGACACCAGATGGAACAG agaaaggaaagttCCTTGCCCTTGATCTCGGTGGGACAAATTTCAGGGTTCTGCTGGTCAAAATCAGAAGCGGGAGAAGAAGATCAGTGCAAATGTATAACAAAATCTTTGCCATTCCTTTGGAGATCATGCAAGGGACAGGGGAAGAG ctctTTGACCATATTGTCCAGTGCATAGCAGACTTTCTGGAGTATATGGGGATTAAAGGTGCTCGACTGCCTCTGGGcttcaccttctccttcccatgcAGACAAGCCAGCATTGACAAG gGAACACTTGTGGGATGGACAAAAGGTTTCAAGGCAACAGACTGTGAGGGGGAAGATGTAGTTGATATGCTGAGAGAGGCCATCAGGAGAAGAAAT GAGTTTGACTTGGACATTGTAGCAGTGGTGAATGACACTGTTGGGACAATGATGACATGTGGATACGAGGATCCAAACTGTGAGATTGGCCTTATCGCAG GAACGGGCAGCAACGTCTGCTACATGGAGGACATGAAAAACATAGAAATAGTGGAAgggaatgaaggaaaaatgtgcatTAATACAGAATGGGGAGGATTTGGTGACAACGGCTGCATTGACAACATCAGAACAAAATATGATAAAGAAGTAGATGAAGGCTCACTAAACCCAGGGAAACAGAG GTATGAAAAAATGACCAGTGGAATGTACCTAGGTGAAATAGTAAGGCAAATTTTGATTGACTTAACCAAACAAGGACTGCTGTTCAGAGGACAGATTTCGGAATCACTCAGGAAAAGAGGCATATTTGAAACAAAGTTCCTGTCTCAGATTGAGAG CGACCGGCTTGCCCTCCTCCAAGTCCGGAGAATTCTGCAGCAGCTCGGCCTGGACAGCACATGTGAAGACAGCATCATTGTGAAAGAGGTGTGTGGAGCTGTTTCAAAAAGAGCTGCCCAGCTCTGTGGGGCAGGACTGGCAGCTATTgtagagaagaagagagaaaaccaaGGTGTGGAGCACTTGCAAATCACCGTTGGAGTAGATGGGACTTTGTACAAGCTCCATCCACA TTTTTCTAGGGTCCTGCGGGAAACAGTGAAGGAACTGGCACCTCAGTGTGATGTGACTTTCATGCTTTCTGAAGATGGAAGTGGGAAGGGAGCTGCCCTCATTACTGCAGTAGCAAAAAGATTGCATAATGTTGGACAGAAGTAA
- the SUPV3L1 gene encoding ATP-dependent RNA helicase SUPV3L1, mitochondrial isoform X2, whose product MRSSKRNVPCDLVTGEERVYANEDARQAPHIACTIEMCSTNTPYEVAVIDEIQMIRDPSRGWAWTRALLGLCAEEIHICGEAAAIDLVTELMYTTGEEVEVRNYKRLTPLTVLDYALESLDNLRPGDCIVCFSKNDIYSISRQIEARGLECAVIYGSLPPGTKLEQAKKFNDPDDPCKILVATDAIGMGLNLCIKRIIFNSIVKPTVNEKGEKEIDSITTSQALQIAGRAGRYGSSFKEGEVTTMHRDDLVQLKEILSEPVRPVKAAGLHPTPEQIEMFAYHLPDATLSNLIDIFVSLSQVDGLYFVCNIDDFKFLADMIQHIPLNLRSRYVFCTAPLNRKEPFVCTTLLKFARQFSRNEPLTFDWLCRHTKWPLPAPKNIKELVHLEAVHDVFDLYLWLSYRFMDMFPDAVLVRDIQKKLDNIIQVGVCNITKLIRASQSAAVPGTAEVLSEDFPLSRTKRDTRVVSDHQGGAKSTEALSIAVDVPGERRAKNLKAYRSATRQEDLKSHGRGSLANRLLREGLLTQEMLRQLESEWQDQHRNGRYGLGSKRDDWNSSKETGKKKK is encoded by the exons ATGAGATCTTCCAAAAGA AATGTGCCATGTGACTTGGTGACAGGAGAAGAGCGTGTGTATGCCAATGAAGATGCCAGACAAGCCCCTCATATTGCTTGTACCATTGAAATGTGCAGCACTAATACACCTT atgaaGTTGCTGTGATTGATGAGATTCAGATGATCAGAGATCCTTCCAGAGGGTGGGCTTGGACAAGAGCCCTTCTAG GACTCTGTGCGGAAGAAATCCACATTTGTGGAGAAGCTGCTGCTATTGACTTGGTGACAGAGCTCATGTACACTACAGGGGAGGAAGTTGAA GTCCGAAACTACAAGAGACTCACTCCTCTTACTGTGCTGGATTATGCCTTAGAATCTTTAGATAACCTCCGTCCTGGGGACTGCATTGTCTGTTTCAGTAAGAATGACATTTATTCTATCAGTCGACAGATTGAAGCCAGAGGATTAGAGTGTGCTGTCATATATGGCAGTCTGCCACCAG GAACAAAACTTGAACAGGCAAAGAAATTCAATGATCCTGACGATCCATGCAAAATTTTAGTTGCTACAGATGCAATTGGAATGGGACTCAATTT gtgtataaaaagaataatttttaactcTATCGTAAAGCCAACTGTCAatgagaagggagaaaaggaaatagaCTCCATTACAACCTCTCAGGCTCTACAAATCGCAGGCAGAGCTGGGCGTTACGGCTCATCCTTCAAAGAAGGAGAAGTCACTACAATGCATCGTGATGACCTCGTACAGCTGAAGGAAATTTTGAGTGAGCCTGTGCGACCTGTGAAG gCAGCTGGCCTACATCCTACTCCTGAGCAGATAGAAATGTTTGCTTATCATCTCCCTGATGCTACTCTATCCAATCTAATT GATATTTTTGTGAGTCTCTCACAAGTTGATGGGCTTTACTTTGTCTGCAATATTGATGACTTTAAATTTCTAGCAGATATGATTCAGCACATTCCACTAAATTTGCGATCACGATATGTCTTCTGCACTGCACCCTTGAACAGAAAAGAGCCTTTTGTGTGTACCACGCTGTTGAAG TTTGCAAGACAGTTCAGTAGAAATGAGCCTCTGACGTTTGACTGGCTCTGCCGGCACACCAAATGGCCATTACCTGCTCCAAAGAACATCAAAGAACTTGTACACCTTGAAGCTGTTCATGATGTTTTTGACCTCTATCTGTGGTTAAG TTACCGCTTCATGGATATGTTCCCTGATGCTGTCCTTGTAAGGGATATTCAGAAAAAACTAGACAACATTATACAAGTTGGTGTCTGCAACATCACAAAGCTGATCCGAGCTTCCCAATCTGCAGCTGTTCCTGGCACAGCAGAAGTTCTGTCAGAAGACTTTCCTCTTTCAAGGACTAAGAGGGATACCAGGGTGGTTTCAGACCACCAGGGTGGTGCAAAATCCACAGAGGCACTCTCTATTGCAGTGGATGTTCCGGGAGAAAGGAGAGCAAAGAACTTGAAAGCCTATCGGTCTGCTACAAGGCAGGAGGATCTGAAAAGTCATGGACGTGGATCTCTTGCCAACAGATTGCTGCGTGAAGGACTTCTAACACAAGAAATGCTGAGACAGCTGGAGAGTGAGTGGCAGGATCAGCACAGGAATGGTAGATATGGCCTTGGTTCAAAAAGAGATGATTGGAATAGTTCAAAGGAAacgggaaaaaagaaaaaatag